In Candidatus Methylomirabilota bacterium, a single genomic region encodes these proteins:
- a CDS encoding OB-fold domain-containing protein, whose translation MAPTATGRYYLPAGLPAPVAEPDGLDRPYWDGTRRSELWVQRCNRCRTWQWGPEWICHACLVSDVGWTRVDGRGVIYSWERAWHPVHPALKGHGPYIVVLVELPHAGGIRMLGNLLGDPQQVVTIGAPVEAVFEAHDDAKTPFTLVQWVCEPQDAAGLGPRRPRRAI comes from the coding sequence CCGCCGGCTTGCCCGCGCCGGTGGCCGAGCCCGATGGGCTCGACCGACCCTACTGGGACGGCACGCGCCGGAGCGAGCTCTGGGTGCAGCGCTGCAACCGCTGCCGCACCTGGCAGTGGGGACCCGAGTGGATCTGCCACGCTTGTCTCGTCAGCGACGTCGGCTGGACGCGGGTGGACGGCCGCGGCGTCATCTACTCATGGGAGCGCGCGTGGCATCCCGTGCATCCGGCTCTCAAGGGCCATGGGCCCTACATCGTGGTGCTGGTGGAGCTGCCGCACGCCGGCGGCATCCGCATGCTCGGCAATTTGCTCGGCGATCCGCAGCAGGTCGTGACCATCGGGGCGCCCGTCGAGGCCGTGTTCGAGGCGCACGACGACGCCAAGACCCCGTTCACTCTCGTGCAGTGGGTGTGCGAGCCGCAGGACGCCGCGGGGCTGGGGCCCCGCCGTCCGAGGCGAGCAATTTGA